A window of Tripterygium wilfordii isolate XIE 37 chromosome 7, ASM1340144v1, whole genome shotgun sequence contains these coding sequences:
- the LOC120001553 gene encoding brefeldin A-inhibited guanine nucleotide-exchange protein 1 isoform X2 yields MTATLMLLTHMRDVCRVVNGLLKTALGPTPGSTTTLSTAHDITFRHESVKCLVSIIRSMGAWMDQQLKVGDSYVPRNSENDVLTENHSTPSAEDGTIPDFELHAEITSELSDAATLEQRRAYKIELQKGVSLFNRKPSKGIEFLISTKKTGGSPEDVAAFLKKTTGLNESMIGDYLGERDEFCLKVMHAYVDSFNFKGMDFGEAIRFFLRGFRLPGEAQKIDRIMEKFAERYCKCNPNSFTSADTAYVLAYSVIMLNTDAHNSMVKDKMTKADFIRNNRGIDDGKDLPEDYLGNLYDQIVKNEIKMNADSSVPQSKQGNTLNKLLGFDGILNLVSWKQTEEKPLGANGLLIKHIQEQFKAKSGKSESVYHAVTDAAILRFMVEVCWGPMLAAFSVTLDQSDDRHATSQCLQGFRHAVHVTAVMGMQTQRDAFVTSMAKFTYLHCAADMKQKNIEAVKAIISIAIEDGNYLQEAWEHILTCLSRIEHLQLLGEGAPPDASFFSASNVETDEKTLKSMNYPYLKKKGTLQNPAVMAVVRGGSYDSTSVGVNASGLVTPEQINNFIANLNLLDQIGNFELNHVFAHSQRLNSEAIVAFVKSLCKVSISELQSPTDPRVFSLTKIVEIAHYNMNRIRLVWSRIWNVLSDFFVSVGLSENLSVAIFVMDSLRQLAMKFLEREELANYNFQNEFLRPFVIVMQKSGSAEIRELIVRCISQMVLSRFNNVKSGWKSVFTVFTTAAADERKNIVLLAFETMEKIVREFFPYITETETVTFTDCVRCLITFTNSKFNSDVSLNAIAFLRFCAVKLADGGLVCNQRTKIDDSPISANEDASAVQTPTDKDDPGSFWLPLLTGLSKLTTDPRSAIRKSALEVLFNILKDHGHLFSQTFWIGVFRSVIFPIFNSGYSKYMNLEDDQNSPTSVSPQVDTWDPETSAVAAQSLLDLFVTSFDVVRSQLQSLVLILTGFIRSPVQGPASTGVASLLRLASELGSKLSEDEWREIFLALKQAAASTLPSFMRVLRSMDDIEVPDVSQSHTNMDTFSDHGLPNDDLEDDDIQTAAYVVSRLKSHIAVQLLIMQVVSDLYKRELQFLSAANVSVLVDIFSSIVRHANELNSETLVLKKLQRACSILELSEPPTVHFENESLQNYLDFLQDLLVDNGSISKEINVELQLVTLCEKILQMYMKCTGSGPQKPVDQPVVHWILPLGSARKEELAGQTCLLVSALRVLSNMERDSFKRYAPQLFPLLVDLVGSEHSSGEVLRVLSNVFHLCIGPLIIG; encoded by the exons ATGACTGCGACGTTGATGCTCCTAACACATATGAGAG ATGTTTGCAGGGTTGTCAATGGTCTTCTGAAAACTGCTCTAGGACCAACACCTGGTTCAACCACAACTTTGTCTACAGCACATGATATTACTTTTCGCCATGAATCAGTGAAGTGTTTGGTTAGCATCATCAGATCGATGGGAGCATGGATGGACCAGCAGCTGAAAGTAGGAGATTCCTACGTGCCCAGAAACTCTGAGAATGATGTTTTAACAGAGAACCATTCAACCCCCAGTGCAGAAGATGGAACTATCCCCGACTTCGAGCTACATGCAGAAATTACTTCTGAATTGTCAGATGCTGCCACTCTTGAGCAACGCCGAGCTTATAAGATTGAACTCCAG AAAGGTGTCTCGCTGTTTAACAGGAAACCTTCCAAGGGCATTGAGTTTCTGATCAGCACCAAAAAGACTGGTGGTTCCCCAGAAGATGTTGCTGCATTCCTGAAGAAAACTACTGGCCTAAATGAATCCATGATTGGTGATTACTTGGGTGAAAGAGATGAATTTTGTCTAAAAGTTATGCATGCTTATGTCGACTCATTTAATTTCAAAGGAATGGATTTTGGCGAAGCTATAAGGTTTTTCCTTCGAGGCTTCAGATTACCGGGAGAGGCACAGAAGATTGACCGCATTATGGAAAAGTTTGCTGAGCGTTATTGCAAATGCAATCCGAATTCGTTTACTAGTGCAGATACTGCTTATGTTCTTGCCTACTCTGTAATAATGCTTAACACAGATGCCCATAATAGCATGGTTAAAGATAAG ATGACTAAGGCTGATTTCATCCGGAATAATCGTGGTATTGATGATGGCAAGGATTTACCTGAAGATTATCTTGGTAACCTCTATGATCAAATagtgaaaaatgaaataaaaatgaatgcCGATTCTTCTGTTCCTCAGAGCAAGCAGGGAAACACCTTGAATAAACTACTAGGTTTTGATGGTATACTAAATTTAGTCTCTTGGAAGCAGACCGAAGAAAAACCATTGGGTGCTAATGGTCTCCTTATAAAGCACATTCAGGAGCAGTTTAAGGCAAAGTCAGGGAAATCAGA GTCAGTTTATCATGCTGTTACGGATGCTGCAATATTAAGGTTCATGGTGGAGGTCTGCTGGGGTCCCATGTTGGCTGCCTTCAGTGTGACTCTTGATCAAAGTGACGACAGGCATGCAACATCACAATGTTTGCAGGGTTTTCGGCATGCTGTGCATGTTACTGCAGTAATGGGTATGCAGACCCAGAGAGATGCTTTTGTTACATCTATGGCCAAGTTCACTTATCTACACTGTGCTGCAGATATGAAGCAAAAGAACATTGAGGCTGTTAAG GCAATAATATCAATTGCCATTGAAGATGGAAATTATCTTCAGGAAGCATGGGAGCATATATTGACATGCCTTTCTCGAATTGAGCATCTGCAGCTGCTGGGAGAGGGTGCACCACCAGATGCATCCTTTTTCTCAGCATCTAATGTTGAGACAGATGAAAAAACACTGAAGTCGATGAATTATCCTTATCTAAAGAAAAAAGGAACCCTACAGAATCCAGCTGTAATGGCTGTTGTACGAGGGGGTTCATATGATAGCACAAGTGTTGGGGTCAATGCTTCAGGACTGGTAACTCCAGAACagattaataattttattgcaAACTTGAATTTACTGGACCAGATTGGGAACTTTGAGTTGAACCACGTATTTGCTCATAGCCAAAGGCTGAACAGTGAGGCAATAGTAGCTTTTGTGAAATCCCTTTGCAAAGTTTCAATATCTGAGCTGCAGTCTCCCACAGACCCTCGTGTATTTAGCCTCACAAAAATAGTTGAAATTGC GCATTACAATATGAACCGCATCAGATTAGTCTGGTCTCGCATATGGAATGTTCTATCCGATTTCTTTGTCTCAGTTGGGTTGTCAGAGAACCTCTCTGTTGCGATTTTTGTAATGGATTCACTGCGGCAACTTGCAATGAAATTTTTGGAACGTGAAGAGCTAGCAAATTATAACTTCCAGAACGAATTTCTTAGGCCATTTGTGATTGTTATGCAGAAAAGCGGCTCAGCAGAAATTAGGGAGTTAATTGTTCGCTGCATTTCTCAGATGGTCCTCAGTCGTTTCAACAACGTAAAATCCGGGTGGAAAAGTGTATTTACG GTTTTTACTACTGCTGCAGCTGATGAGCGCAAGAACATTGTCTTGTTGGCTTTTGAGACAATGGAAAAAATAGTGCGAGAATTTTTTCCTTATATTACAGAGACAGAGACTGTTACATTCACTGACTGCGTTAGATGCCTCATCACCTTCACAAATAGTAAATTTAACAGTGACGTCAGTCTCAATGCCATTGCATTTCTCCGTTTCTGTGCCGTCAAACTTGCAGATGGAGGACTTGTTTGCAATCAGAGGACCAAAATTGATGATTCACCCATTTCGGCAAATGAGGATGCTTCAGCTGTCCAAACTCCCACAGACAAAGATGATCCTGGATCCTTTTGGCTACCTTTGCTCACAG GGTTATCAAAATTAACAACTGATCCTAGGTCAGCTATCCGAAAGagtgctttggaagtgctattTAACATTCTCAAGGATCATGGTCATCTATTTTCCCAGACATTTTGGATTGGTGTTTTTAGGTCTGTGATTTTTCCAATATTTAATAGTGGATACAGCAAGTACATGAACCTAGAAGATGACCAGAATTCACCTACTTCTGTCTCTCCACAAGTGGATACCTGGGATCCTGAAACTTCTGCAGTTGCAGCACAGTCTCTATTGGATCTGTTTGTCACCTCTTTCGATGTAGTGAGGTCCCAGCTACAAAGCTTGGTATTGATACTGACTGGATTCATAAGAAGCCCTGTTCAGGGTCCTGCCAGCACTGGGGTTGCTTCATTGTTGCGTTTGGCCAGTGAATTGGGTAGCAAGCTTTCGGAAGATGAATGGAGAGAGATATTTCTGGCCTTGAAGCAGGCGGCAGCATCAACCTTGCCGAGCTTTATGAGGGTTTTGAGAAGCATGGATGACATTGAGGTGCCAGATGTTTCTCAATCTCACACTAATATGGATACTTTCTCCGATCATGGATTGCCCAATGATGATCTTGAGGATGACGATATACAAACTGCAGCATATGTGGTTTCAAGATTGAAGAGCCATATTGCTGTGCAGCTACTTATCATGCag GTTGTCTCTGATTTGTACAAAAGGGAGCTCCAGTTCTTGTCTGCAGCCAACGTCTCGGTACTTGTTGATATATTTTCATCTATTGTGAGACATGCCAATGAACTGAACTCTGAGACACTAGTGCTGAAGAAGCTGCAAAGAGCATGCTCTATCTTGGAGCTTTCTGAGCCCCCAACTGTTCATTTTGAAAACGAGTCTTTGCAAAATTATCTTGACTTCCTCCAAGATCTACTTGTGGATAATGGATCGATATCTAAGGAGATAAATGTAGAACTGCAGCTTGTGACGTTGTGTGAAAAAATATTGCAGATGTACATGAAGTGTACTGGATCTGGACCCCAAAAACCAGTTGACCAGCCAGTTGTGCACTGGATCCTTCCGTTGGGTTCAGCCAGGAAGGAAGAATTGGCAGGCCAGACTTGCTTACTTGTGTCAGCATTGCGAGTATTGAGTAATATGGAAAGGGATTCATTTAAGAGGTATGCCCCTCAATTATTTCCTCTGCTGGTTGACCTTGTGGGGAGCGAGCATAGCTCGGGAGAAGTTCTGCGTGTATTAAGCAAtgtttttcatttatgtatagGCCCCTTAATAATCGGTTAG